The following proteins are co-located in the Oligoflexia bacterium genome:
- a CDS encoding cobalamin B12-binding domain-containing protein has product MASQKRILIAKPGLDGHDRGAKIIARALRDAGHEVIYTGLHQTPDMIVSAALQEDVDMIGLSILSGAHLTLVKDVQSRLQKAKLKHVKLFVGGIIPEGDISKLKKLGVKGVFTPGTPLANVIATFEKN; this is encoded by the coding sequence ATGGCAAGTCAAAAACGCATACTTATAGCTAAGCCCGGCCTTGATGGCCACGACAGAGGTGCAAAAATCATCGCCCGCGCCCTGCGTGATGCTGGTCATGAGGTTATCTATACGGGCCTTCATCAAACGCCGGATATGATCGTCTCAGCAGCCCTTCAAGAAGATGTCGATATGATCGGTCTTAGTATTTTATCAGGTGCGCATTTAACATTGGTCAAAGATGTTCAATCTCGATTGCAAAAAGCAAAGCTTAAGCATGTGAAACTCTTTGTAGGTGGAATTATTCCTGAAGGTGATATTTCAAAACTCAAAAAACTTGGAGTCAAAGGGGTTTTCACTCCAGGAACTCCTCTAGCTAATGTCATTGCAACTTTTGAAAAAAATTAA
- a CDS encoding acyl-CoA dehydrogenase, which yields MIHFLSDDEKAFQTAVRQFAESSIKPLVSKMDHEAEMDKNLVKQFFEMGIMGIESPEKYGGAGASFFMACLAVEELSRVDGSCGVLVDVQNTLVSNAMIRWGTEAQKAKYLPKLAGQWVGSYCLSESISGSDAFALQCRAEKKGDKYVLNGHKLWITNAKEAEFFIVFATVDKTLGYKGISAFLVEKSFPGFTIGKKEDKMGIRASSTCELLFENCEVPAENVLGEIGKGYKTAIETLNEGRIGIGAQMIGVAQGALEAAIKYSQGRQQFGKPISSFQGIQFQLAQAATQLESARLMVYHAARLKDAKQPFLQEAAMAKYHSSKVAEFVCSTAIDVFGGNGFTKEYPVEKFYRDAKIGQIYEGTSNMQLQTIAKTLLTN from the coding sequence ATGATCCATTTCCTTAGCGACGATGAAAAAGCATTCCAAACAGCTGTCAGGCAGTTTGCCGAAAGCTCAATTAAGCCCCTGGTTTCAAAAATGGACCATGAGGCTGAAATGGATAAAAACCTCGTTAAGCAATTCTTTGAAATGGGCATCATGGGCATTGAATCCCCCGAAAAATACGGAGGTGCGGGAGCTAGCTTCTTTATGGCCTGTCTCGCGGTTGAAGAACTCTCACGAGTTGATGGTTCATGCGGAGTCTTAGTAGACGTACAAAATACTCTCGTCTCAAATGCAATGATTCGTTGGGGTACCGAGGCACAAAAAGCAAAATATCTTCCTAAATTAGCCGGTCAATGGGTTGGCTCTTATTGCCTTTCAGAATCCATTAGCGGTTCAGACGCCTTTGCACTTCAATGCCGTGCTGAAAAAAAAGGTGATAAGTATGTTCTAAACGGTCACAAGCTTTGGATTACTAATGCCAAAGAAGCCGAATTTTTCATCGTTTTCGCCACCGTTGATAAAACACTAGGCTATAAAGGTATCTCTGCATTTCTCGTTGAGAAGTCATTCCCTGGTTTTACTATTGGCAAAAAAGAAGACAAAATGGGAATCAGAGCTTCGTCTACATGTGAACTACTATTTGAAAACTGCGAAGTACCTGCCGAAAACGTATTAGGCGAAATTGGAAAAGGTTATAAAACTGCAATTGAAACTCTCAATGAAGGTCGTATCGGCATTGGAGCGCAGATGATCGGTGTTGCCCAAGGTGCCCTTGAAGCGGCCATTAAGTACTCACAAGGTCGTCAACAATTTGGAAAACCAATCTCAAGTTTTCAAGGAATTCAATTTCAATTGGCCCAAGCAGCTACACAATTAGAATCAGCACGTTTGATGGTCTATCATGCGGCTAGACTTAAAGATGCAAAACAACCATTTCTTCAAGAAGCTGCTATGGCAAAATATCATTCAAGTAAAGTGGCTGAATTTGTTTGTTCAACAGCAATTGATGTTTTCGGTGGTAATGGATTTACAAAAGAATACCCTGTTGAGAAATTTTATCGAGATGCAAAAATTGGTCAGATCTATGAAGGCACGAGCAATATGCAGCTTCAAACAATCGCTAAGACTTTACTGACGAATTAA
- a CDS encoding redoxin domain-containing protein, with the protein MKILEAGMQCPDFRETTIDGRNIDLGANPRQKFWLMFYRYASCPLCNFHLATVMQEYAQLKKRGVDVVAIFESEESKFPPKMKQGILSTLPMISNPEKNLYDLYRVGKSLGGVLHPKVLGSLVKAVAAGHPQGVPDGQLTQLTAHFLINPGGIIHTAHYGKTIDDNISWGRVKQFAAHS; encoded by the coding sequence ATGAAAATTTTAGAAGCGGGGATGCAGTGTCCTGATTTCAGAGAGACCACTATAGATGGTAGAAATATAGATTTGGGAGCTAATCCTAGACAGAAGTTTTGGTTAATGTTTTATCGTTATGCTTCTTGCCCGCTATGCAATTTTCATCTTGCAACTGTCATGCAAGAATATGCGCAATTAAAAAAGCGAGGAGTCGATGTCGTAGCCATTTTTGAATCAGAAGAAAGTAAATTTCCTCCTAAAATGAAGCAGGGCATTCTTTCGACGTTACCAATGATTTCAAATCCTGAAAAAAACTTATATGACCTGTACAGAGTCGGTAAAAGCTTAGGCGGTGTTTTACACCCTAAGGTTTTGGGGTCACTCGTAAAAGCGGTTGCGGCCGGTCACCCACAAGGTGTGCCTGATGGTCAGCTCACCCAGTTAACTGCACATTTTCTTATTAATCCTGGTGGCATTATTCACACAGCTCATTACGGAAAAACGATTGATGATAATATTTCTTGGGGCCGCGTAAAGCAGTTTGCCGCACATAGCTGA
- the icmF gene encoding fused isobutyryl-CoA mutase/GTPase IcmF has translation MKNNVRIITAASLFDGHDASINIMRRILQAGGAEVIHLGHNRSVVDIVNAAIQEDAQGIAISSYQGGHIEFFKYMVDLLKENDSSHIKIFGGGGGVIVHSEKKELEQYGVTRIYHPDDGRRMGLEGMINDILNECDFDVLKVKKDFFEKKKLKLSWPQELSRVITSIENVDNKEKPDWITALTKREKKPLVVGITGTGGAGKSSLTDELIQRYLNTYPDMKIAVICVDPTKKKTGGALLGDRIRMNSLSRPGVFMRSLATRGSLSEVSKSLSDVIGVTQHSDFDLVFVETIGIGQGDVGVTEFVDLSLYVMTSEYGAPSQLEKIDMIDFADIIAINKFDRRGSPDALRDVRKQYRRSHKLFDKNPDDDLPIFGTISSQFNDGGVNKLFTKLCGLLKAKGFEAKTNNKELLTSHRQVIIPMENQSYLAEIVKSVKEYKKNSAEMAKAASLVGAISQTQEALKDQMPGNFALDKLKDLKSKIEPEVLTQLENWQNLISEYSKDELVYKVRDREIKIPLTVKSLSQTRIPKVSVPKLRDWGDRLEFLRKENVPGRFPFTAGVFPLKREGEDPRRQFAGEGTPERTNKRFHYLCRNDQAKRLSTAFDSVTLYGEDPHERLDIYGKVGESGVSICTLEDMKKLYKGFDLCDPATSVSMTINGPAPTILAFYLNTAIDQKVEEFETKLGKKATESDRQRIKKETLKQVRGTVQADILKEDQAQNTCIFSTEFSLKVMGDVQKYFVQNDIKNYYSVSISGYHIAEAGANPISQLAFTLANGFTYVEYYLSRGMKIDDFAANLSFFFSNGLDPEYAVLGRVARRIWAVSMREKYGANERSQKLKYHIQTSGRSLHAQEIDFNDIRTTLQALFAIYDNCNSLHTNAYDEAITTPTEESVRRAMAIQMIITKELGTSRNENPNQGSYFMEELTELVEEAVLSEFSRIAERGGVLGAMESQYQRGKIQEESMFYETLKHTGELPIIGVNTFVDPKTLAEGFTPEPISMIRASAAEKQLQINSLRDFQKRHITQAPSALEKLKKVALDGGNIFEELMSASRVCSLGQITHALYQVGGQYRRSL, from the coding sequence ATGAAAAACAATGTGCGTATCATTACAGCCGCTAGTCTTTTTGACGGTCATGATGCGAGCATCAATATTATGAGACGCATCTTACAAGCAGGGGGTGCTGAGGTCATTCATCTCGGGCATAATCGCTCTGTTGTAGATATCGTCAATGCTGCTATTCAAGAAGATGCCCAAGGAATTGCCATTAGTTCGTATCAAGGTGGGCATATTGAGTTTTTCAAGTACATGGTGGATCTCCTTAAAGAAAATGATTCTTCCCACATCAAAATATTTGGTGGTGGAGGTGGGGTTATTGTTCATAGCGAGAAAAAAGAATTAGAACAATATGGTGTTACTCGCATTTATCATCCTGATGACGGAAGACGTATGGGTTTAGAGGGGATGATCAATGATATTCTTAACGAATGTGACTTTGATGTTCTTAAAGTAAAAAAAGATTTTTTTGAAAAGAAAAAGCTAAAACTGTCGTGGCCACAAGAATTATCCAGAGTAATCACTTCAATTGAAAACGTAGATAATAAAGAAAAACCTGATTGGATCACTGCACTCACAAAGCGTGAAAAAAAACCTCTCGTTGTCGGAATCACAGGCACCGGTGGTGCGGGTAAAAGTTCTCTCACTGATGAACTCATTCAAAGATATTTAAATACATATCCTGATATGAAAATAGCAGTCATCTGTGTAGACCCCACCAAGAAAAAAACTGGAGGTGCCCTTTTAGGTGATCGCATACGCATGAATTCACTTTCAAGGCCCGGTGTTTTTATGCGCTCCCTTGCCACTCGTGGAAGTTTAAGTGAAGTTTCAAAATCTCTAAGTGATGTCATTGGTGTGACTCAGCATAGTGATTTTGATTTGGTTTTTGTTGAAACTATCGGAATTGGTCAAGGTGATGTGGGTGTTACTGAGTTTGTAGATTTGTCTTTATATGTGATGACCAGCGAATATGGAGCTCCTTCACAATTAGAAAAAATCGATATGATCGATTTTGCAGACATCATTGCCATAAATAAATTTGATCGTCGAGGCTCTCCCGATGCATTACGTGATGTTCGAAAGCAATATCGACGTTCGCATAAATTATTTGATAAAAATCCCGATGACGATCTTCCGATTTTTGGAACCATTTCATCACAATTTAATGATGGTGGTGTTAATAAGTTGTTTACAAAGTTATGTGGGCTTTTAAAAGCTAAAGGTTTTGAAGCTAAAACAAATAATAAAGAGCTTTTGACCAGTCATCGCCAAGTTATTATTCCTATGGAAAATCAAAGTTACCTTGCTGAAATTGTGAAATCTGTAAAAGAATATAAAAAAAATTCTGCTGAAATGGCAAAAGCTGCGTCGTTAGTTGGAGCTATCAGTCAAACCCAAGAGGCTTTAAAAGATCAGATGCCTGGCAATTTTGCGCTTGATAAGTTAAAAGACTTAAAAAGTAAAATTGAGCCCGAAGTATTAACTCAACTTGAAAACTGGCAAAATCTTATTTCAGAATATTCAAAAGACGAACTCGTTTATAAAGTGCGAGATCGAGAAATTAAAATTCCACTCACTGTAAAAAGCTTATCTCAAACAAGAATTCCAAAGGTTTCTGTTCCCAAGCTTCGAGATTGGGGTGATAGGCTTGAATTTTTAAGAAAAGAAAATGTTCCAGGGAGATTTCCATTTACAGCAGGTGTGTTCCCGTTAAAGCGTGAAGGTGAAGACCCACGTAGGCAATTTGCGGGTGAAGGAACACCTGAGCGAACCAATAAACGGTTTCATTATCTTTGTCGTAATGATCAGGCAAAAAGACTCTCTACAGCATTTGACAGTGTCACTTTATATGGTGAAGACCCCCATGAGCGATTAGATATCTACGGGAAAGTCGGCGAGAGTGGTGTGAGTATTTGCACTTTAGAAGACATGAAAAAACTCTATAAGGGTTTTGATCTTTGCGACCCTGCTACAAGTGTAAGTATGACGATCAATGGCCCTGCTCCAACGATATTAGCTTTTTATCTCAATACAGCGATTGATCAAAAAGTAGAAGAATTTGAAACAAAATTAGGTAAAAAAGCTACAGAGTCAGATCGTCAGAGAATAAAAAAAGAAACCTTAAAGCAAGTTCGAGGAACAGTTCAGGCTGATATTTTAAAAGAAGACCAAGCTCAAAATACTTGTATTTTTTCAACAGAGTTTTCTTTAAAAGTCATGGGCGATGTTCAAAAATATTTTGTTCAAAATGATATCAAAAATTATTATTCTGTAAGTATCAGCGGTTATCATATTGCGGAAGCAGGTGCTAATCCCATTAGCCAACTGGCATTTACGTTAGCCAATGGTTTCACCTACGTTGAGTATTATCTCAGTCGTGGAATGAAGATTGATGATTTTGCGGCCAATTTAAGTTTCTTTTTCAGTAACGGACTTGATCCTGAATACGCAGTGTTAGGTCGCGTTGCAAGACGGATTTGGGCTGTAAGTATGCGTGAAAAATATGGTGCTAATGAGCGCTCACAAAAATTAAAATATCATATTCAAACCAGTGGTAGATCACTCCATGCTCAAGAAATAGATTTTAACGATATTCGAACAACACTTCAGGCGCTTTTTGCAATTTATGATAATTGTAATAGCCTTCATACAAATGCATACGATGAAGCCATTACTACTCCCACTGAAGAAAGTGTGAGGCGTGCGATGGCAATTCAAATGATCATCACAAAAGAATTAGGCACATCCAGAAATGAAAATCCTAATCAAGGTAGTTATTTTATGGAAGAACTCACAGAGCTTGTCGAAGAGGCCGTTTTAAGTGAGTTTAGTCGAATCGCAGAACGTGGTGGGGTGCTGGGTGCCATGGAATCTCAATATCAACGTGGTAAAATTCAAGAAGAAAGTATGTTTTATGAAACCCTAAAACATACAGGCGAATTGCCCATCATCGGTGTAAATACATTCGTGGATCCTAAAACTTTAGCCGAGGGCTTCACCCCTGAGCCTATTTCAATGATTAGAGCATCTGCTGCTGAAAAACAATTGCAGATTAATTCCCTTAGAGATTTTCAAAAAAGACATATCACGCAAGCTCCCTCAGCCCTTGAGAAACTTAAAAAAGTAGCCCTCGATGGTGGAAATATTTTTGAAGAACTTATGTCTGCATCTCGCGTTTGTTCACTTGGTCAAATCACACACGCACTTTATCAAGTAGGCGGGCAATACAGGAGATCATTATGA
- a CDS encoding enoyl-CoA hydratase-related protein, which produces MAFETISYEKVDGVGVLKINRPKALNALNEQVLKELDTQLDEIDTDRDLRALVITGAGEKAFVAGADIVAMSEMNSEQAAAFSKLGQSVFRRLEILRIPVIAAVNGFALGGGTELACSCDFIYASENAKFGQPEVLLGLMPGFGGTQRLARFVGLPRARELIYTGEQINVQQALEMGLVNKVFSKETLLDEALKTAKIISKRAPLAVTASKEAINDGFDVAIDKGLGFELDLFGELFDSQDVKEGTKAFTEKREPKFTGE; this is translated from the coding sequence ATGGCTTTTGAAACAATTTCTTATGAAAAAGTAGATGGTGTTGGCGTTTTAAAAATCAATCGTCCTAAAGCGCTTAATGCTTTAAATGAACAAGTACTAAAAGAACTTGATACTCAACTTGATGAAATCGACACAGATCGCGATTTACGTGCCCTTGTTATTACAGGAGCCGGTGAAAAAGCATTTGTAGCAGGAGCTGACATTGTAGCCATGTCTGAAATGAATTCTGAACAAGCTGCAGCTTTTTCAAAACTTGGACAAAGTGTTTTTAGACGTCTTGAAATATTAAGAATTCCTGTGATTGCTGCCGTCAATGGTTTTGCCTTAGGTGGTGGAACAGAGCTTGCTTGTAGTTGCGATTTTATCTATGCCTCTGAGAATGCCAAATTTGGTCAACCTGAAGTACTTTTAGGTTTGATGCCAGGTTTTGGCGGCACACAACGACTTGCACGTTTTGTAGGTTTACCCCGTGCTCGTGAATTGATTTACACGGGTGAGCAAATAAATGTTCAACAAGCATTGGAAATGGGTTTAGTTAATAAAGTATTTTCTAAAGAAACTCTTTTAGATGAAGCCCTTAAAACAGCTAAAATTATTTCAAAGCGAGCCCCTCTTGCAGTGACTGCAAGTAAAGAAGCCATTAATGATGGTTTTGATGTGGCTATTGATAAAGGTTTAGGCTTTGAACTAGATCTCTTTGGAGAGTTATTTGATTCACAAGACGTTAAAGAAGGCACAAAAGCTTTTACTGAAAAACGTGAACCAAAATTTACTGGTGAATAA